One Saccharomyces eubayanus strain FM1318 chromosome VIII, whole genome shotgun sequence genomic window carries:
- the RPA190 gene encoding DNA-directed RNA polymerase I core subunit RPA190 has translation MDISKPVGSEITSVDFGILTAKEIRNLSAKQITNPTVLDNLGHPVSGGLYDLALGAFLRNLCSTCGLDEKFCPGHQGHIELPVPCYNPLFFNQLYIYLRASCLFCHHFRLKSVEVHRYACKLRLLQYGLIDESYKLDEINLGSLNSGMYTGDEAIEDNEDEFMDGEDKQSKDVSSTLLNELKTKRAEYVDIAIAKALSDGRTTERGSFTATVNDERKKLVHDFLKKLLTRGKCDNCGMFSPKFRKDGFTKIFETALNDKQITNNRVKGFIRQDMIKKQKQAQKLDGSNEESANDEESFDVGRNPSARPKTGSTYILSTEVKNILETVFKKEQYVLQHVFHSRPNLSRKLVKADSFFMDVIVVPPTRFRLPSKLGDEVHENSQNQLLSKVLTTALLIRDLNDDLSKLQKDKVSLEDRRVIFSRLMNAFVTIQNDVNAFIDSTKAQGRTSGKVPIPGVKQALEKKEGLFRKHMMGKRVNYAARSVISPDPNIETNEIGVPPVFAVKLTYPEPVTAYNIAELRQAVINGPDKWPGATQIQNEDGSLVSLIGMSLEQRKALANQLLTPSSNVSTHTLNKKVYRHIKNRDVVLMNRQPTLHKASMMGHKVRVLPNEKTLRLHYANTGAYNADFDGDEMNMHFPQNENARAEALNLANTDSQYLTPTSGSPVRGLIQDHISAGVWLTSKDSFFTREQYQQYIYGCIRPEDGHTTRNKIITLPPAIFKPYPLWTGKQIITTVLLNVTPPDMPGINLISKNKIKNEYWGKGSLENEVLFKDGALLCGILDKSQYGASKYGIVHSLHEVYGPEVAAKVLSVLGRLFTNYITATAFTCGMDDLRLTDEGNKWRTDILKTSVDTGRQAAAEVTNLNKDTPADDAELLKRLQEILRDNNKSGILDAVTSSKVNVITSQVVSKCVPDGTMKKFPCNSMQAMALSGAKGSNVNVSQIMCLLGQQALEGRRVPVMVSGKTLPSFKPYETDAMAGGYVKGRFYSGIKPQEYYFHCMAGREGLIDTAVKTSRSGYLQRCLTKQLEGVHVSYDNSIRDADGTLVQFMYGGDAVDITKESHMTQFEFCLENYYALLKKYNPSALIEHLDVESALKYSKKTLKYRKKHSKEPHYKQSIKYDPVLAKYNPAKYLGSVSENFQDKLESFLDKNSKLFKSADGVNEKKFRALMQLKYMRSLINPGEAVGIIASQSVGEPSTQMTLNTFHFAGHGAANVTLGIPRLREIVMTASSAIKTPQMTLPIWNDVSDEQADTFCKSISKVLLSEVIDKVTVTETTGTSNTAGGNAARSYVIHMRFFDNSEYSEEYDVSKEELQNVVSTQFIHLLEAAIVKEIKKQKKTTGPDIGVAVPRLQTDVASSSNSKRLEEDNDEEQSHKKTKQAVSYDEPDEDEIETMREAEKSSDEEGVDSDKESGSDSDEDEDVDMNEQINKSIEEANNNMSKLQRDRQSAIISHHKFITKYNFDDESGKWCEFKLELAAETEKLLMVNIVEEICRNSIIRQIPRIDRCVHPEPENGKRVLVTEGVNFQAMWDQEAFIDVDGITSNDVAAVLRTYGVEAARNTVVNEINNVFSRYAISVSFRHLDLIADMMTRQGTYLAFNRQGMETSTSSFMKMSYETTCQFLTKAVLDNEREQLDSPSARIVVGRLNNVGTGSFDVLAKVPNAA, from the coding sequence atggatATTTCTAAACCAGTTGGTTCTGAAATCACATCTGTTGATTTTGGGATCCTAACAGCTAAAGAAATTAGAAATTTGTCAGCAAAGCAAATCACCAACCCTACAGTTTTGGATAATTTGGGTCATCCAGTTTCTGGCGGTTTATACGATTTAGCCTTGGGTGCCTTCTTAAGAAATTTGTGTTCCACTTGTGGTTTGGACGAAAAATTCTGTCCTGGTCATCAAGGCCACATTGAACTACCTGTCCCTTGTTATAATCCGTTATTCTTCAATCAGCTGTATATCTATTTGAGGGCATCATGTTTGTTCTGTCACCATTTCCGTCTGAAGTCAGTTGAAGTTCATCGTTACGCATGTAAGTTGAGATTGTTACAATACGGTTTGATTGACGAATCTTACAAATTAGATGAAATAAACTTGGGCTCTCTTAACAGCGGTATGTACACCGGTGACGAAGCTATTGAAgacaatgaagatgaattcATGGATGGCGAGGATAAGCAATCAAAGGATGTTTCCTCCACTTTATTGAACGAGTTGAAAACTAAGCGTGCAGAGTATGTCGATATTGCTATTGCTAAAGCACTATCGGACGGTAGGACTACTGAAAGGGGTTCTTTTACCGCTACCGTCAACGacgaaagaaagaaattggTTCACgattttctcaaaaagCTATTAACCAGAGGGAAATGTGATAACTGTGGTATGTTTTCGCCAAAATTCAGAAAAGATGGTTTCAccaagatttttgaaactgcATTGAATGACAAACAAATCACAAATAACAGAGTGAAGGGTTTCATTCGTCAAGATATGatcaagaaacaaaagcagGCGCAAAAACTGGATGGTTCTAATGAAGAATCTGCaaacgatgaagaaagtTTCGACGTGGGTAGAAATCCTTCTGCTAGGCCAAAGACAGGTTCCACATATATTTTATCTACTGAAgtgaagaatattttggaaactgttttcaagaaagaacagTATGTTTTACAACATGTTTTTCACTCTAGACCCAAtctatcaagaaaattgGTTAAGGCtgattctttcttcatGGACGTCATCGTTGTTCCACCAACCAGGTTCCGTTTACCATCTAAGCTAGGTGATGAAGTTCATGAAAACTCTCAAAATCAACTGTTGTCAAAGGTTTTGACAACAGCATTGTTGATTAGAGATCTAAACGATGATTTGTCTAAATTACAGAAGGATAAAGTCTCTCTGGAAGATAGAAGAGTGATTTTTAGTAGATTAATGAACGCGTTTGTCACCATTCAAAACGATGTCAACGCTTTTATTGATTCAACCAAGGCACAGGGCAGAACTAGTGGTAAGGTTCCAATCCCCGGTGTCAAGCaagctttggaaaagaaggagGGTTTGTTCAGAAAGCATATGATGGGTAAGCGTGTTAACTACGCTGCTCGTTCTGTTATTTCTCCAGATCCGAATATCGAAACGAACGAAATTGGTGTTCCACCTGTTTTCGCAGTCAAGTTGACTTACCCAGAACCAGTGACCGCTTATAACATTGCAGAGTTACGTCAAGCTGTCATCAATGGTCCTGATAAATGGCCAGGTGCAAcccaaattcaaaatgaagatgGTTCTTTGGTCTCTTTGATCGGGATGTCCTTGGAACAACGTAAGGCACTAGCTAATCAATTGTTAActccttcttcaaatgtttCCACACATACTTTAAACAAGAAGGTTTACCGTCATATCAAGAACAGAGATGTTGTCTTAATGAATCGTCAACCTACTTTACATAAAGCTTCCATGATGGGTCATAAGGTTAGAGTGttaccaaatgaaaaaactttgAGATTGCATTATGCTAATACCGGTGCTTACAATGCAGATTTCGATGGTGATGAAATGAACATGCATTTCCCTCAAAACGAAAATGCAAGAGCTGAAGCCCTAAATCTAGCTAATACTGATTCACAATACTTGACTCCGACTTCAGGTTCTCCAGTTAGAGGTTTGATTCAAGATCATATTTCTGCTGGTGTTTGGTTAACAAGTAAAGACAGTTTCTTTACTAGAGAGCAATATCAACAATACATCTATGGTTGTATTCGTCCTGAAGATGGACATACCACtagaaacaaaatcatcacTTTGCCTCCAGCTATCTTCAAACCATATCCACTTTGGACAGGTAAACAAATCATTACAACAGTGCTGTTGAATGTTACTCCACCAGATATGCCAGGTATCAATTTGATATCCAAAAATAAGATTAAGAATGAATATTGGGGTAAAGGctctttggaaaacgaGGTTCTCTTCAAGGACGGTGCATTGCTATGTGGTATTTTAGACAAATCACAATATGGTGCTTCGAAGTATGGTATTGTGCACTCATTGCATGAAGTTTACGGTCCAGAAGTTGCTGCTAAAGTTTTATCAGTTTTGGGTAGGTTATTTACTAACTATATCACAGCTACGGCATTTACTTGTGGTATGGACGACTTACGTTTAACTGATGAAGGTAACAAATGGAGAACTGACATTCTGAAGACATCTGTTGATACTGGTCGTCAAGCCGCTGCTGAAGTTACcaatttgaataaagatACACCAGCAGATGACGCAGAATTATTAAAGAGATTACAAGAAATTTTACGTGACAATAATAAGTCAGGTATTCTCGATGCTGTTACATCTTCTAAGGTTAACGTTATCACTTCCCAAGTTGTCTCCAAGTGTGTACCAGACGGTACCATGAAAAAGTTTCCATGTAATTCCATGCAAGCAATGGCTCTGTCCGGTGCTAAAGGTTCTAACGTTAACGTTTCCCAAATCATGTGTTTGCTGGGTCAACAAGCTTTAGAAGGTAGAAGAGTGCCAGTGATGGTCAGTGGTAAAACTTTACCATCATTCAAACCTTATGAAACGGATGCCATGGCCGGTGGTTATGTTAAGGGTCGTTTCTATTCTGGTATTAAACCTCAAGAATATTATTTCCATTGTATGGCTGGTCGTGAAGGTTTGATTGATACTGCCGTCAAGACATCCAGATCTGGTTACTTGCAGCGTTGTTTGACAAAACAATTAGAGGGTGTTCATGTATCTTATGACAACAGTATAAGAGACGCCGATGGTACTTTAGTGCAATTCATGTATGGTGGTGATGCTGTTGACATTACTAAAGAATCTCATATGACTCAATTTGAGTTCTGTCTGGAGAACTACTACgcattgttgaaaaaatacaatcCATCTGCCTTAATCGAACATTTAGATGTTGAATCTGCATTGAAGTACTCTAAGAAGACCTTGAAATACAGAAAGAAACATAGCAAAGAACCACATTACAAGCAATCAATTAAATATGACCCTGTCTTGGCCAAATACAATCCTGCTAAATATTTGGGTTCCGTTTCTGAAAACTTCCAAGATAAATTAGAATCCTTCTTGGACAAGAATTCCAAATTATTTAAATCAGCAGATGGtgttaatgaaaagaaattcagAGCTCTAATGCAATTGAAGTATATGCGTTCTCTAATTAATCCAGGTGAAGCTGTTGGTATTATTGCCTCTCAATCCGTTGGTGAACCTTCAACCCAAATGACATTGAATACTTTCCATTTTGCAGGTCACGGTGCCGCTAATGTGACACTAGGTATTCCTCGTTTAAGAGAAATTGTTATGACCGCTTCTTCTGCTATCAAAACTCCTCAAATGACATTACCTATTTGGAATGACGTTTCCGACGAGCAAGCTGATACTTTCTGTAAATctatttcaaaagttttacTATCTGAAGTGATAGATAAGGTGACAGTTACTGAAACGACTGGAACCTCAAATACCGCTGGGGGAAATGCCGCTCGTTCCTATGTTATTCATATGAGGTTTTTTGACAACAGCGAGTATAGTGAAGAATATGACGTTTCTAAGGAGGAATTACAAAACGTGGTATCTACACAATTCATACATCTGTTGGAAGCTGCCATTGtaaaggaaataaaaaaacaaaaaaagactaCCGGACCAGACATCGGTGTTGCAGTGCCAAGATTGCAAACTGATGTTGCAAGCAGTTCAAACTCTAAAAGattggaagaagataacgatgaagaaCAAAGTCACAAGAAAACCAAGCAAGCCGTTTCATATGACGAAccagatgaagatgaaattgaaactaTGAGAGAAGCTGAAAAGTCTTCCGACGAAGAAGGTGTCGATTCTGATAAGGAAAGTGGTTCTGActctgatgaagatgaagatgttgaCATGAATGAACAAATCAACAAGAGCATAGAAGAAGCTAACAACAATATGAGCAAATTGCAACGTGATCGTCAATCAGCCATCATTTCTCATCATAAGTTCATTACCAAATACAATTTCGATGATGAATCAGGTAAATGGTGTGAATTCAAGTTAGAGTTAGCTGCGGAAACCGAAAAGTTGCTGATGGTTAACATTGTCGAAGAAATTTGTAGGAATTCTATTATTAGACAAATTCCTCGCATTGATCGTTGTGTTCATCCAGAACCAGAAAACGGAAAGCGTGTTCTTGTTACTGAAGGTGTTAATTTCCAAGCTATGTGGGACCAAGAAGCGTTTATCGATGTTGATGGTATTACATCCAATgatgttgctgctgttctAAGAACATACGGTGTAGAAGCAGCCAGAAATACCGTTGTGAATGAAATCAATAACGTTTTTTCACGTTATGCTATCTCTGTTTCTTTCCGTCATTTGGATCTAATTGCTGATATGATGACCAGGCAAGGTACTTATTTAGCCTTCAACAGACAAGGTATGGAAACATCTACCTCATCGTTTATGAAAATGTCCTACGAAACCACATGTCAATTCCTGACCAAGGCCGTCTTAGACAATGAACGTGAACAACTAGACAGTCCTTCTGCTAGAATCGTCGTAGGCAGATTGAATAATGTCGGTACAGGTTCATTCGATGTTTTGGCAAAGGTTCCAAATGCTGCTTAA
- the TYE7 gene encoding Tye7p, which yields MNSILDRNVRSSETTLIKPEAEFDNWLSDENDGTGNLISNKDSSSVLSASSSTWFEPLENIISSASSSSIGSPIEDQFICSNNEQSALFPTDEFFSNPSSYSNSPDANNSNSVKREEEDEDALLLADFEPASLQYMPNMMDGDNGDDNSLKNEIELNDPFMKTGLDAKETKKRAPRKRLTPFQKQAHNKIEKRYRININTKIARLQQIIPWVASEQTAFEVGDSVKKQDEDGNETAAATPLPATAATSTKLNKSMILEKAVDYILYLQNNERLYEMEVQRLKSEIDTLKQNKK from the coding sequence ATGAATTCTATTTTAGACAGAAATGTTAGATCTAGCGAAACCACATTAATTAAACCTGAAGCTGAATTTGATAACTGGTTGTCCGACGAAAATGACGGGACCGGTAATCTCATCTCCAACAAAGACTCTTCATCGGTTCTTTCTGCATCTTCCTCCACATGGTTCGAACCCTTGGAAAACATTATCTCCTCTGCATCTAGTTCCTCGATAGGCTCCCCCATCGAAGACCAATTCATATGTTCAAATAATGAACAATCCGCTCTTTTCCCAACAGACGAGTTTTTCAGTAATCCTTCCTCTTACTCGAATTCTCCCGACGCTAACAACAGCAACTCagtaaaaagagaagaggaagatgaagacgcTCTTTTATTAGCGGACTTTGAACCGGCCTCTTTACAATATATGCCTAACATGATGGACGGTGACAACGGCGATGATAACTCACTTAAAAACGAAATTGAATTAAACGATCCATTCATGAAAACAGGATTGGATGCTAAGGAAACGAAAAAGAGGGccccaagaaaaagattaaCCCCTTTCCAAAAGCAAGCTCATAACAAGATCGAAAAGCGTTACAGAATAAACATCAACACTAAAATTGCAAGATTACAACAAATCATTCCATGGGTAGCAAGTGAACAAACCGCTTTCGAAGTAGGTGATTCCGTAAAGAAGCAGGATGAAGACGGTAACGAAACTGCCGCCGCTACTCCACTTCCAGCAACCGCCGCTACCAGTACGAAACTAAATAAAAGTAtgattttggaaaaagctGTCGATTACATTTTATATCTTCAGAACAACGAGCGACTATACGAAATGGAAGTTCAAAGGttgaaaagtgaaattgATACTTtgaaacaaaacaaaaaataa